The DNA region ttttatcattttaagtgctatgtgataagagatgcttaTCATATGTTACCCACTACACACGGACTCGTCAGAGTTCAGGGAGTTAAAGATGACATGCCAAGCAAcgtgtttcttttatcaactttaaaccgctGGAGCTTTACAGaacatacctcttggccctcTAAACTATGACTCCCAAAGTTTCTCTAAagagactcatgagcttggatcataagccaAAGATGAGATGACATACCTTgatttttgttgtcattttgcgTAAATATGGGCTTTTGTTAGAGAAGCCGCTTGCCATAAGTGTAAGAAAGGTAATATAGGTTGTGAGATTTGATTAATTGTTTGAGCCCGATCCATATGTTAATGTTGATGATGTCATGGGGCTATGATCCTAATTGATGAAGAGGAAATGTGGACCATGAATCCgcctcttgaagtaaggatcttGTGAACCGTGTGAGCCTAATCCATGAGATATAAGCttgtagggataaaaggcccGAAATGCAttttgggccatgggctttGTCTGAGGTTGTTCACTTGTCCGATGACAAATTAATAGTGATGAAGATGTCAGATCTAGAGATCCACAAGCAAATTATGACCAAAGAAATTAAGGGAGGTAATCCGAGGAGAGGTGTCTCCTCGGCTAAGCAAAGTGAGGATCAGATGGTATGTCCTAGTGTCCAGAATGATCTTCTAAGAGGTTTTGTTGATAAAGATATGTTTCATAGGGGCACAGAGCACAAGAACGATTATGAAATATCTAGgagaaagctactaccaccgcattgaatgctctgtatccaaatctctggccgcattaatgaggaagtgatatctgaacagtgatttttagccttacaactattacctaaagacttcaagaaggtactgatgggacaagtatcaacacTAACAGTCTAGACCTACACGTGGAAGGCGAAAATGAGGATAACAAGGTGTTAGGGTTTGTgtcctaaaattcaatttattggcatgtcataattaattaaattgtttaattatatgagactatttataaatgaactaaacggacattatcatagtccatgaaatgcattgtatgtggtttatgtgaaaagtcacagaaaatgtaaatcacaagtttcttgtaaactcaaaatgtagttcgtagtcggtgatgaaattggacatttcatcggcgaagactataacacatcaactaagatgatttgtcttaatcatggaagtggagacttctagttgatgtgctgatgtgttgatgtgttgatgtgtcttaagagttaaaacgtattgaactggatcgctgtgagattaattattcaatcaacaactgtcactcaaataattaatttcacgacttctaatttcataggcTCTTAATCATGAGAGGGTAGtagacttgatcatgaaatgtaggttaccttgatatatcagaagtgagatctaatattcacggtcaaaacctcaatatgttagGTAACCACatgtagtgttgagggaacatatattctcaagatggaatccataatctcttttagtAGAGACACGAACTAttcacttgagataagtttaataggaaCTAGTTATTCAGGacgcccactttagtaagaagttactaaagcttatatttattggattttaataaatgtgaataactaaaagattaaaccgggtactcaaggataaaatagttgtttacaaaatgacagtttattatgattttgcttactatggatatttcatggaggggtcaaatgatatcattagagtcttaggatataatttattaataaggcttagagtgcaattatatttatatattaatattaaatataattaatggcaactttggacttgtcaagagttaacagaaaagcccaaggcccattggagctagagtcttatttatTCCCTTTGGTCCCATCTCAAGTCACAAACTAAAGGCCAATTGGGTAGGCACAAAaagctaacccaattagataatcagattttatttaatatgagttattaaataaagtaactaccaagGGTACTTAGTATGTACgtatgatgaaaaaaaaaagaaaaacagtttttctctataaggagaaggagaaggatttttcttttgaatcaACATACATAAAGACTGATTTagaccacacttcttgagcaccatgtggaattgagatgaaAATTAAAtgtattctcaagtcttggttttgaatttcactgcattCAGGTatgctttctattctttgttctagaattcaaaattacatgttatctctcatgaatgaagtagatccgtgaTTGTTGTTTCcattgtgtgttttgtatgagatacaaaaccagattttccaacacaaGGAAGTATAAGATAGAAGAAGGTCTCGGAGAAAAAGGatcaagaaaaaagagaaagagaaaacactgtaaaCTCAAGAACAATATCTGTAATCTGTCCTTAAGAGAGTGtgaaatataaataatcaaCCTTCTCGACTTAAGTCTGAGGACAATTTTCACTATACAAATTATTCCAACTTCCTCTTATTGTGATTGTAGCCCTCCGTTATTGTtaactaaactcattaaaacTTAGATTTCTAACcaactctctacaaatttattatattgagCTTTTTAGACCTATCCCTTTCCTATTTTGGGCGGTGCAAATGGTGACCTTACAaaacttattttgaattttaaagaaatttaccaaaaaaatcaataatatgttgatgtgaCATAGGCTGCCAATGAAGTGATGTCATGTGGGgcgaaaaaagagtcctcaacagTACCTAAACTGATAAATGGTGGGTCATAATCATTCAAACGTTCCATTTGAACGAAACGGTGCGTTTCCAAGACTAGCTAAAGCCATAGAAGTGGATCCAGAGAAGAGATTTTGTGATCCACACAAGCTGTTGTGTGGTTTGTTGCGAACCCAAAACCAAAGGAAGCCAACTAGCCAACGTGGCCCAATTTAAAACGGTCCAGACCTTGTGGCTAGTTAAGCTTCCATGGCCTAATGTTCTGTACTCTCTTTCCCATGGAGTCTTTAAGCCCTTCACTGTCCTCATCACTTGTTCCAAGCTCAAGGAATGTTTTCTCTAAAAACACAGCCACAAAATCTAATGTCAATCTTGTTTGCCCAAAAAAATGCAACAATTTGATTGGAAATCGAAGATTAACTACAAGAATTGAGGCAATTAATGATGTTTCCACCACGATGAATCCGGCTGGGGTCGAGATCACTTGGCAAATTGTTGTTGGTGCTATTGGTAAGTATTATCTTACGTTTATTTTTGAACCgcgtctttttttttattaattattttataccTTTGTTAtaccatttttaattattttttatctgcAGCTGGAGTTACACCTTTTGTGGTGGCAGGGATAGAGTTCAGCAAAAGAATTGTAAGTCCATATTATTTAGGCATATATTGTTGACTAATGACTACCTTGATAAAAGAAACTGGGAACTTTGTCTGGATTCTCTGGAACAAGATTGGAAAATGTTAcattttcttatattatctGGCAGATAGCACAGAGAAGATGTGAGGTATGTGGAGGGTCAGGACTTGTTCTCAGAGAAAATGACTATTTTAAATGCCCCGAATGTGGTATGattcaatttttgttctttataaagttttttttttcttcctgtATTTGTTGAATTAGCATTGATGTCTAAATCCATTTTCTCTGGCAGGTGGATTTCTCCCATGGCAGTCGTGGAAACGATTCTTTTCTGGTTAAATTTCACTAATTTTGTTGctttcaataatatatatgacTCTGATCATATATACGTGTATACATGTTAAAGCACAGAATATGAAACACATTTTGTATGTTTGCCTTTTTATAAACATCTTGGTTAGAAAAGTACATTTTGATGCGATTCATAGAACAtggattatttttgttcttCAAAATATACTAAAAAGAAAGTCCGGTCGATCTGCCCCTATTGGAGAATCCCAAGGGAACAAAAAGGCACATGATACCATTATTGACATTACCTGTATACTTGTAAAAATTCCACACGTTATATTCAAGACTCTAGAacctttttgaatttttgatagAGCAAACCCTAATAAGTGATAACATTGATGTACATGTAGAAAAGCACTGTAAATACAAACACTTTCTAGAGCTTTTGTTCTTGTACTTTATAGTGCTTTTAGCATGGTCATGCCATTCCTAATTACAAGGATACTCTGTCAGAAATTTCAAAAGGGTTTGAATTTGCAGTATGACTAATCAATAGAAATTGTGTAAGGAAAAAATAGTTCATATCTTATTAACTTTCCATGGATTGCTCCTATTTCAAAAGCACAAATTTATTTTGACTTAACACAACTGTTTATAAGGAAATGAATACAAGGGCAGCGTATTGATGTATTAATGAATATAGGGAGGAATATGTTGTTCACAAATATGCTACATGCATAACCTCTTAATTTGTAAGGTACTTGGGTTCAGCAGCCAAAGAATTTGACATCAAGGAGCAATATCCGCAAAATTGTAATTAGTATTTTGACTTTTATACCATTTACAAAGCCATCATCACAGTATATGCCACATATTTTGGCTACTGCCTCATGTTGATTGTTGATTTAGACACAAGTCACAACAAGCAGCTGATAAGTCACACCAATTAATGGCTGCCTAGTTATGAAAGGATTTGTGGGTTACTACCTACCAATGGCGCAGACAAAATCACATCTTTAAATAACTTGCTGATATGGGTCTTCTTCTTGCTTATGCACGCTATTGATATTTGTATTTGCTTGTTCTATACTTCTATTCATTTGGGGAAAACCAGCATTTTGAATGTCTTGCATGTCTCATTGTAGTCCAACTTATAACATGGGCAATTGGTAACTCTATCCAATGCAGTCATCATTTTTTAGGAAATGCTAAACACAAGGGCACAGTCGCACGACCTTATCACGTGTGTGTTTTATGAAATTGATAgagaaatgaccaaaaaaaaaagaatcttttCAGATAGCCGCAGACTTGCTGTTATGTTCCCACCATTTATGCATTAAGAAGCAGTTCTGGATTTGCCAATTGTtcaaaagtaataattataGAATCCAAGACTGACTTTGCATGATTTAATACTGGTTATTCAATCCCTCTTTCTGCTTtggattttgttgaaaaaattgaattggACCCCAGGTGTAAGGAGCGGGTTAATTGATTAATAGAACACATTATTTATTAATTCACACAAACAGATAATTCAGCCATAGTTATCAATTACTCCCAATGTCCCATATCATTAGATCTgtttaaaaaatctaatttgtTTCGTTTAATGCATTATCTTTTACATAAAAAGGTATAGATTTTCAAAACTACGCTCTTAAATTTGTAACTTTAATGAAAGAGGGGTATTAGGTTTTTAAACGAAGGattcattaagaaatttatttattgactttTTCAAATGGTCTGTTTGATTagaagagtggaaaagtgggagatgaaaaagtggaaggataaaaaaaatttcgttttccctcatgtgtgtttggttggaggggtggaaaagtaggaggatggaaaacttttttatttggttggagagaaaaatgggaggatgaaaaatgtagCTTATATAAATTGATTATATCCTTGTTATATAATAGTGGGAAAGTGAGAGGGGTAGGTGAGTGTAATAAAGTgtggtatttttgtaaaatgcatttctcattatttttcccttctcattttcctcccaatttgggaggataaaaaaagtggGTCCAGGAGAGAAaattttctctcctattttctatctctcctatttcattttctcaaccaaacagtggaaaacaacattttcaaacctattttcctcttcttatttttcatcctccctgtttcaccccaaccaaacacacccaaaaagaactttatttttagatatCTTAAAATGTAATAGAGGTCTAATAATTTGGAATAAAGAGATTACTGAATTCAAAATCAATAAGAATAAAAGTAGTAAAATCAATATACAGATTTTGGTGACAAAATGGAAAACCAAACACTTCTGAGGGAAATTCACTCTGAAGGATTCAACCTTGTAGGGAATCCATTATAGAAGAAACAATTCCAATTTGTTAGaccatacaaattttttgtaacctaaattGAAAACTCATGCATCCTCAGTAAACGATCCATTGGgttgttttttttactataatgaCTCTAAAATTTTGGAATCTTTACATACGATCAAACTTGTTTGCAACTACCAAAACTCTGTTACTCTAAGGAACTCTTCAGAATGCAACAACAACTAGCTTATTGTGGAGGTAAAAAATCTGTGGTTTAAGAAATATTAGTTAGGGTAAATGAACACAATGATGGTTTTCTGTTAAGGGTCAAGGATAATGACTCTCTAAATTTTCTTTGTACAACAACTGTCTATACCTTAAAAAGTGTGATTCAGATGGTATGCATAGGTAGGGTAAGATTTGACTGAATCAGATTTTGAATagaacactacaaaaaaaaggttttatagccgcgtttttaaaaaagttCTTATAATCTTGTTAATGCGAGTATTGCAAGAAGTTTTTTCTTGACTTCAATGATCTCACAAGCGAATATAGATTTCGCTCAACTAAACCTTCTTGTCTTCAATTTCTATGGGTTATTCCttttacaatataatttaattacatGGTTTTAACTCTCTTTCAGTCTTTTCACACGTGATTTCTTACAAGGAATTTGTCAATACTAAAAcctaatagattttttttgtttttcttgtgcCATTTATGTTTGTCTTCTGGCATCTCATCATTATGTGAAAAGGGTTGTTATGCTGCTGAGTCCTACCCTTCACCTTGTATGATTTTCtccttatactttttttttcaaagactATATAATGTTAATGTATGCCACTAAGTCACTGTTCTGAAGAAGTGTAGAGTAGTGGAATTTAGCAGCTTTTCTTTAGACTTCTATATGGGACTCATAAACTATCGACACCTACCACACATTTGaacttcatattttatttaaacccTTGGTTATTACAATGTTATGAAGCTCTCAAATCATCATGATATGGAACCAATCACAATGAGTATTTGCATTGTCTTTCCAAGTAAACGGGTCAACATGTACGTACTAGTCCACAATCTTAATCTCCTAAAAGAAATTCACAACTAAAAGAACGACcatttacaatataaaattataatataactagaataaaattttgaaccgTAAATTAATAGAACTTTATTTATTAAAC from Castanea sativa cultivar Marrone di Chiusa Pesio chromosome 6, ASM4071231v1 includes:
- the LOC142641010 gene encoding uncharacterized protein LOC142641010 codes for the protein MFCTLFPMESLSPSLSSSLVPSSRNVFSKNTATKSNVNLVCPKKCNNLIGNRRLTTRIEAINDVSTTMNPAGVEITWQIVVGAIAGVTPFVVAGIEFSKRIIAQRRCEVCGGSGLVLRENDYFKCPECGGFLPWQSWKRFFSG